In Corallococcus caeni, the following are encoded in one genomic region:
- a CDS encoding immunity 52 family protein, with amino-acid sequence MMETYYAGCYWLARLEPIESCAQRLEFFLEKLAPLEPTWNRWHQSAATFEKARKRQVQPDAKTLAKLLGQKSNRLRDSSSFWLWAGETPDETSAFNGRCGGSSMHVSSACILNSLGQSEVAQRVVTAPVLTGLVRAMAFAWEPEFAIATSHAHQERLSAGQFSAAGTFVGWVTYLADFRGPVPPLPSPVQVEHIPDRGTLITLTQEKFSASNPAHVALAADVQARLQAAGLLTPLRPWGT; translated from the coding sequence ATGATGGAGACGTATTACGCAGGCTGTTACTGGCTGGCTCGTCTGGAGCCAATCGAGTCCTGCGCTCAGCGCCTTGAATTCTTTCTCGAGAAGTTGGCCCCGCTCGAGCCAACCTGGAACCGCTGGCATCAATCCGCGGCAACCTTTGAAAAGGCACGCAAGCGACAGGTTCAGCCAGATGCCAAGACACTCGCGAAGCTCCTGGGCCAGAAGAGCAACCGGCTTCGCGACAGCTCCAGCTTCTGGCTCTGGGCGGGCGAGACCCCAGATGAGACCTCGGCGTTCAATGGCAGGTGCGGTGGCTCCTCGATGCACGTGAGCTCCGCCTGCATCCTCAATTCGCTGGGCCAGAGTGAAGTCGCGCAGCGTGTCGTGACCGCCCCCGTCCTGACCGGCCTGGTGCGCGCCATGGCGTTCGCGTGGGAACCCGAGTTCGCCATCGCCACCTCTCATGCGCATCAGGAACGCCTCTCGGCGGGCCAGTTCTCAGCGGCTGGCACCTTCGTCGGCTGGGTCACCTACCTCGCCGACTTCCGCGGGCCCGTGCCCCCGCTGCCCTCCCCCGTCCAGGTGGAGCACATCCCGGACCGGGGCACGCTCATCACCCTCACGCAGGAGAAGTTCTCCGCCTCCAACCCCGCCCACGTCGCCCTCGCCGCGGACGTGCAGGCGCGCCTCCAGGCCGCGGGGCTGCTCACGCCCCTGCGCCCCTGGGGCACTTGA
- a CDS encoding cupin domain-containing protein, which yields MVEELVRRLDLKPHPEGGYYRETYRAAFQVQTLRGRRSAGTAIYYLLQRGEFSAWHRVVGADELWLFHDGEPLALHLVHEDGRLESTVLGRDVTQGHQPQVLVPAGVLQAAEPLGAYTLVGCTVSPGFDFADFELPGAEAMVARHPAHEVLLRRLSKPGR from the coding sequence ATGGTCGAAGAGCTGGTGCGCAGGCTGGACCTCAAGCCCCACCCGGAGGGCGGCTACTACCGGGAGACCTACCGGGCGGCGTTCCAGGTGCAGACGCTCCGGGGGCGCAGGTCCGCGGGGACGGCCATCTACTATCTGCTGCAGCGGGGGGAGTTCTCCGCGTGGCACCGGGTGGTGGGCGCGGACGAGCTGTGGCTGTTCCACGACGGCGAGCCGCTGGCGTTGCACCTGGTGCACGAGGACGGCCGGCTGGAGTCCACGGTGCTGGGCCGGGACGTGACGCAGGGCCATCAGCCGCAGGTGCTGGTGCCGGCGGGGGTGCTGCAGGCGGCGGAGCCGCTGGGCGCGTACACGCTGGTGGGCTGCACGGTGTCGCCGGGGTTCGACTTCGCGGACTTCGAGCTGCCGGGCGCGGAGGCGATGGTGGCCCGCCACCCGGCGCACGAGGTGTTGCTGCGGCGCCTGTCGAAGCCCGGGCGCTGA
- a CDS encoding helix-turn-helix domain-containing protein, whose protein sequence is MDTELAGILGAAARTVRVKLGLTQADVADRIGMASEVYGRLERGHMLPSVQNLRRLCVVLNIPPHDLLGLGDEFAAPPPKEKPRPRGDEEVPEMRRLMRNLRRLTPVQLKLMNLVASAMQQQKKKP, encoded by the coding sequence ATGGACACTGAACTGGCGGGAATCCTCGGGGCGGCGGCGCGGACGGTGCGGGTGAAGCTGGGCCTGACGCAGGCGGACGTGGCGGACCGCATCGGCATGGCGTCGGAGGTGTACGGCCGGCTGGAGCGCGGCCACATGCTGCCGAGCGTGCAGAACCTGCGCCGCCTGTGCGTCGTCCTGAACATCCCGCCGCATGACCTCCTGGGGTTGGGGGACGAGTTCGCGGCGCCGCCGCCGAAGGAGAAGCCCCGGCCGCGCGGTGACGAGGAGGTGCCGGAGATGCGGCGGCTGATGCGCAACCTGCGGCGGCTGACGCCGGTGCAGCTGAAGCTGATGAACCTGGTGGCGTCCGCGATGCAGCAGCAGAAGAAGAAGCCCTGA